A genomic segment from Aspergillus puulaauensis MK2 DNA, chromosome 1, nearly complete sequence encodes:
- the erg2 gene encoding C-8 sterol isomerase ERG2 (COG:I;~EggNog:ENOG410PGCM;~InterPro:IPR006716;~PFAM:PF04622;~SECRETED:SignalP(1-16)) translates to MRTLSFLFAALALVTGMYRFLDACLENFYIFDKDHLHDVSQRAIAAHGNDTRSIVQYIVSELDEKVGDTHLNKDEEWVFNNAGGAMGAMYIIHASITEYLIIFGTAIGTEGHTGRHTADDYFNILQGTQLAYVPGSYEPEVYPAGSVHHLRRGEVKQYKMEASCFALEYARGWIPPMLFFGYADTFSSTLDFPTLWATSRITGREMISNLLKGKF, encoded by the exons ATGCGCACTCTCAGTTTCCTCTTCGCCgctctggcgctggtgaCCGGGATGTACAGGTTCCTCGACGCCTGCCTGGAGAACTTCTACATATTCGACAAGGACCATCTGCACGATGTGTCCCAGCGCGCAATTGCCGCCCACGGCAATGACACTCGCTCGATTGTCCAGTACATCGTCTCCGAGTTGGACGAAAAGGTCGGCGACACCCACCTCAACAAGGACGAGGAATGGgtcttcaacaacgccgGCGGCGCAATGGGCGCCATGTACATTATCCATGCCA GTATCACCGAGTATCTGATCATCTTCG GCACTGCCATCGGCACTGAAGGACACACCGGACGCCACACCGCAGACGATTacttcaacatcctccaggGCACCCAGCTTGCCTACGTCCCCGGTTCCTACGAGCCCGAGGTCTACCCGGCCGGTAGCGTTCACCACCTTCGCCGCGGTGAAGTCAAGCAGTATAAGATGGAGGCCTCTTGCTTCGCCCTCGAGTATGCCCGCGGCTGGATCCCTCCCATGCTTTTCTTCGGATACGCCGATACCTTCTCGAGCACCCTTGACTTCCCGACCTTGTGGGCTACCTCGCGCATCACTGGACGTGAGATGATTTCCAATTTGCTCAAGGGCAAGTTCTAA
- the NCS6 gene encoding putative PP-loop ATPase superfamily protein (BUSCO:EOG09262IZ6;~COG:D;~EggNog:ENOG410PFE0;~InterPro:IPR000541,IPR011063,IPR032442;~PFAM:PF16503,PF01171;~go_function: GO:0000049 - tRNA binding [Evidence IEA];~go_process: GO:0002098 - tRNA wobble uridine modification [Evidence IEA];~go_process: GO:0034227 - tRNA thio-modification [Evidence IEA]) codes for MAPSQCFNCQKARAVIIRPKNRHKLCRECFLQKFETEVHETITSNSLFYPGERIAIGASGGKDSTVLASVLKTLNERYNYQLDLCLLSIDEGIKGYRDDSLETVKRNAVQYEMDLVIVGYGELYGWTMDQVVEQIGKKGNCTYCGVFRRQALDRGAQRLGINHVVTGHNADDVAETVMMNLLRGDLPRLSRGTSIVTGSAASDIKRSKPLKYAYEKEIVLYAHHKQLDYFSTECIYSPEAFRGSARTLIKDLEKIRPSSILDIVRSGEEMAILVPISDGGQGPSSAAAEDESAVGGCGSQNGRTRGGEMAEMERTLAQNEAAVALETEIKVPQQPSTAVPLPKKGTKNPKKPQKKAAVKSQVLGKCERCGYISSQRMCHACTLLEGLNKNRPRTAIEMELDAEEEESSTTLRRQMEQVQLTG; via the coding sequence atgGCTCCTTCTCAGTGTTTCAACTGCCAAAAGGCTAGGGCTGTCATTATCCGCCCCAAAAACAGGCACAAGCTATGCCGCGAATGCTTCCTCCAGAAATTCGAAACCGAAGTACACGAAACGATCACCTCAAATTCTCTATTCTACCCCGGCGAGCGAATCGCCATCGGCGCCAGCGGTGGAAAAGACAGTACGGTGCTGGCCTCGGTTCTGAAGACACTTAACGAGCGATACAACTACCAACTCGATTTATGCCTTCTTTCGATTGACGAGGGAATCAAGGGTTACCGCGATGACAGTCTCGAGACCGTCAAGCGCAATGCAGTTCAGTACGAAATGGATCTGGTTATAGTCGGGTATGGCGAACTTTATGGATGGACGATGGACCAAGTGGTGGAACAAATAGGCAAGAAGGGGAACTGCACGTACTGCGGTGTATTCCGACGGCAGGCGCTCGATCGGGGTGCGCAGCGGTTGGGTATCAATCATGTTGTGACGGGACATAATGCGGACGATGTAGCTGAGACCGTGATGATGAACTTGTTGCGAGGGGATCTTCCCCGTCTTTCGCGGGGAACGAGCATTGTGACGGGCTCTGCGGCATCCGATATCAAGCGCAGTAAGCCGCTAAAGTACGCATATGAGAAAGAAATTGTTCTCTATGCGCACCATAAACAGCTGGATTATTTTAGCACAGAGTGCATCTACTCGCCAGAGGCATTTCGGGGAAGTGCGCGCACGTTGATTAAGGATCTAGAGAAGATCCGGCCAAGCTCGATCCTGGATATCGTGAGGAGTGGTGAGGAGATGGCTATCCTTGTGCCTATATCAGATGGGGGTCAAGGGCCTTCCTCTGCGGCAGCTGAGGATGAGTCTGCAGTCGGTGGCTGCGGCAGTCAAAACGGGAGGACACGGGGTGGCGAGATGGCagagatggagaggacgTTGGCACAAAACGAAGCCGCTGTGGCGTTGGAGACAGAGATCAAGGTGCCTCAACAACCGAGCACGGCAGTTCCACTTCCCAAGAAAGGGACGAAGAATCCCAAGAAGCCACAAAAGAAGGCTGCTGTCAAAAGTCAAGTGCTGGGCAAGTGTGAGCGATGCGGGTACATCTCGAGTCAGCGAATGTGCCATGCATGCACACTCCTTGAGGGCCTGAACAAGAACAGGCCCAGGACAGCTATCGAAATGGAACTCGatgcagaggaagaggagagtaGCACAACGCTACGGAGGCAAATGGAGCAAGTTCAGTTGACGGGATGA
- a CDS encoding LYR motif-containing protein (COG:S;~EggNog:ENOG410PSJ2;~InterPro:IPR039196;~PFAM:PF13233;~go_process: GO:0033615 - mitochondrial proton-transporting ATP synthase complex assembly [Evidence IEA]), producing MAASSTAKTTYRAILRELPRRSLSSPTPLHNRVRESFRKQATESSASEQISEEAQRKIHQAEQFALYAKAQREYVRLVDRYNPGSWMDEEDRIRLTARRVGLDLPELHKEGKEKESA from the coding sequence aTGGCCGCCTCATCGACCGCAAAAACCACCTACCGCGCGATCCTCCGCGAACTCCCTCGCCGttccctctcctctccaacaccgCTGCACAACCGAGTCCGAGAGTCGTTTCGGAAACAGGCCACTGAGTCATCGGCTAGCGAGCAAATAAGCGAGGAAGCGCAGCGAAAAATCCACCAGGCGGAGCAGTTTGCGCTGTATGCGAAGGCGCAGCGCGAGTATGTGAGGTTGGTGGATAGGTACAATCCGGGCTCGtggatggacgaggaagacagaATTAGGCTCACGGCTAGGAGAGTTGGGCTGGATTTACCGGAGTTACATaaggagggaaaggagaaagagagtgCTTGA
- a CDS encoding putative Ras guanyl-nucleotide exchange factor RasGEF (COG:T;~EggNog:ENOG410PG76;~InterPro:IPR000651,IPR036964,IPR027417,IPR023578, IPR008937,IPR001895;~PFAM:PF00617,PF00618;~TransMembrane:1 (o705-722i);~go_function: GO:0005085 - guanyl-nucleotide exchange factor activity [Evidence IEA];~go_process: GO:0007264 - small GTPase mediated signal transduction [Evidence IEA]), whose product MASQRRERASSDRAHPAVVPQRPGLQSRTISAPPGGLYKLDPSRTAMEGGSSVGRTLVEEDENSTHGEGSGVSSPQAGNETTSRSNFPHVSIAVVGGAKAGKTTFIQSALDMKHPLSSRSTTKKMSLDGTVYVVRLVEVHADEVSPGSNGKLRWPRLGNDSPATIHGALILHDATRPTAHSETSKTLDIFAAASVPFVLVATKCDKRSIDGRFETSLGSYDIHRTSPDMPQKQKMCIAVILRDIFSQRDVIAEQSPTSFSTHERHHTRARSENPTTLLAGAAGGPFSSALDPGVDGYGVDRHPADPKTSPNLASNAQGSRYARSNSHPVRPHTPPTRLNSHPPPAAVDSSPGKDHNRQHRLHTAWRNSGGSDAFNSFLDMEDEIDGTRSSPSSPESKDKASSEGSSNETGFTFDELVDRLVAQPMSKQDSKFASIFLCLYRKFAAPATLLNALINRFERNEKNITDQLTRIADQLRLLNVIAQWVSEYPGDLAYPKTRKRVTDFVTTLERSNFYMFASKEIGSFLEVSAEDDDVGWAFKDGEADTFDGNETFFDNSTRSSPSMFLGGFSYTDDGPEEEEEDPIYSMSALDLSEGIHDQPSKLSATLSNPSAVDKPGTIPSQSFTFLSMDAAQREADTVELMGRIPLTKMVWRQMMEIPDEDFANELTRIDWIMFNTFRPRDLVRHVSISGPDKDKIQSLKHVNRMIKQFNHVAFFVASIILLRDKPKHRARALEKFMNIAQKLRRLNNYNSLGAVIAGINGTPVHRLSQTRELVPPQAQKAFMRLVILMGTQKSHFAYRLAWDNSFSERIPFLPLHRRDLVSAEEGNKTFIGDNRNRINWRKFEVMGEVVLGIQRSQKTPYPHLHRYDEVARLILDTKLSGDDEELYARSMQVEPSAGGDAGRKKFGWLRS is encoded by the exons ATGGCCTCCCAACGGAGAGAACGGGCATCCAGCGATCGAGCTCACCCTGCTGTTGTTCCTCAACGGCCAGGACTTCAAAGTCGAACCATTTCCGCTCCACCCGGAGGATTATACAAACTTGACCCGTCCAGAACGGCGATGGAAGGTGGGAGCAGTGTCGGACGGACActcgtggaggaagatgaaaacTCAACACATGGCGAGGGGAGCGGGGTCTCGTCGCCCCAGGCTGGGAATGAG ACGACCTCCAGATCAAATTTCCCGCATGTAAGCATCGCCGTGGTTGGCGGGGCCAAAGCTGGCAAAACGACTTTTATCCAGAGCGCCCTGGATATGAAACATCCTCTTTCCTCACGATCCACAACGAAGAAGATGTCTCTAGATGGTACAGTGTATGTTGTCCGTCTAGTGGAAGTACATGCCGACGAGGTTTCTCCCGGCAGCAATGGAAAATTGAGATGGCCACGGCTGGGGAACGACTCACCAGCCACTATTCACGGTGCTCTGATCTTACATGATGCGACTCGCCCTACTGCACATTCGGAGACATCAAAAACTCTAG ACATCTTCGCCGCGGCTTCAGTTCCTTTCGTGCTGGTCGCTACAAAGTGTGATAAGCGGAGTATCGATGGACGATTCGAAACATCGCTTGGAAGCTATGATATCCATCGAACATCTCCTGATATGCCCCAGAAACAGAAAATGTGTATCGCTGTCATTTTGCGTGACATTTTCAGCCAAAGAGATG TTATTGCAGAGCAGAGCCCAACTTCTTTCAGCACACACGAGAGGCATCACACCCGCGCCCGCTCAGAAAACCCCACAACGTTGCTCGCTGGAGCCGCGGGCGGCCCATTTAGTAGTGCTCTCGATCCAGGAGTCGATGGGTACGGCGTCGACCGCCATCCCGCCGACCCAAAGACGTCGCCAAACCTGGCTTCTAATGCACAAGGTTCACGATATGCCCGGAGCAATTCGCATCCGGTGCGACCGCATACACCACCGACCCGATTGAATTCCCATCCGCCCCCAGCCGCTGTGGATTCTTCCCCAGGTAAGGACCACAATAGACAACACCGACTCCACACAGCCTGGCGCAATAGTGGCGGATCGGACGCTTTTAACAGCTTtttggatatggaagatGAGATAGATGGAACGCGGAGTAGTCCGTCAAGCCCGGAAAGTAAGGATAAGGCTTCCAGTGAAGGCTCATCGAATGAAACGGGCTTCACTTTCGATGAGTTGGTTGACCGACTCGTTGCCCAACCGATGTCCAAACAAGACTCGAAGTTTGCATCGATTTTTTTGTGCCTTTATCGAAAATTTGCTGCTCCGGCTACGCTTTTGAACGCACTGATCAACCGATTCGAACGGAATGAGAAAAACATCACAGACCAGCTGACTCGCATCGCCGACCAATTGAGGCTTCTTAATGTTATTGCACAATGGGTTTCGGAGTACCCCGGCGACCTCGCATATCCTAAAACAAGAAAGCGGGTTACGGATTTTGTCACCACACTCGAAAGGAGCAACTTTTACATGTTTGCGTCGAAGGAGATTGGGTCATTTCTCGAAGTGAGcgcagaggatgacgatgttgGATGGGCATTCAAGGACGGGGAAGCAGACACATTCGACGGAAACGAGACCTTCTTCGATAACTCCACCCGAAGCTCACCATCCATGTTCCTAGGAGGCTTTTCGTACACTGATGATGGCccagaggaggaggaggaagacccCATATACAGCATGAGTGCGCTGGATCTCAGCGAGGGCATACACGATCAACCGTCGAAATTGTCGGCTACTCTGTCAAACCCTTCGGCGGTGGACAAGCCCGGCACTATTCCAAGCCAGTCATTTACTTTCCTGAGCATGGATGCTGCACAGAGAGAAGCGGATACTGTGGAACTGATGGGGCGGATTCCATTGACGAAAATGGTCTGGCGGCAGATGATGGAGATTCCGGATGAGGATTTTGCGAACGAGCTGACACGCATCGACTGGATAATGTTCAACACTTTCCGACCTCGAGATCTTGTGCGTCATGTGAGTATCTCTGGGccggacaaggacaagatTCAAAGCTTGAAGCATGTCAATCGCATGATTAAGCAATTTAACCACGTTGCATTCTTCGTGGCCAGTATAATCCTTTTACGGGATAAGCCTAAGCACAGGGCTAGGGCATTGGAAAAGTTTATGAATATCGCCCAG AAACTACGTCGTTTGAATAACTATAACTCTCTCGGGGCGGTGATTGCTGGGATCAATGGGACACCGGTACATCGACTTTCTCAAACTCGAGAGCTGGTCCCGCCGCAGGCTCAGAAGGCTTTTATGAGGCTGGTTATCCTCATGGGCACGCAGAAGAGCCATTTTGCATACCGACTGGCGTGGGACAACTCCTTCTCTGAGCGAATACCGTTCCTACCACTGCACCGCCGCGACCTCGTCTCCGCCGAGGAAGGTAATAAGACCTTTATTGGTGATAACCGCAACCGGATCAACTGGCGAAAATTTGAAGTAATGGGCGAGGTTGTACTTGGCATCCAACGCAGCCAGAAGACTCCTTATCCCCATCTACATCGATATGACGAAGTCGCCAGGTTGATTCTGGACACGAAACTTTcaggtgatgatgag GAACTGTATGCTCGCAGTATGCAGGTTGAACCATCCGCTGGCGGCGATGCGGGCCGGAAGAAATTCGGCTGGCTACGATCATAA
- a CDS encoding zinc finger HIT domain-containing protein (COG:S;~EggNog:ENOG410PZIG;~InterPro:IPR040197,IPR007529;~PFAM:PF04438) — protein sequence MATGNLCEVCASEPFKYRCPACELMSCSLACTRTHKIYCAPKASKTSQATDARPQPNEANGQVVEDGHNLNSQKLASQIKDLLEQCPPLRDQLRDIYKATLEEQWVEGPVHKDRPRNFGKSRPPPRSRGPWTREKGFKRGLGKVRKYREQFEDGSETGKGAEGLMRLLALVNEGPPQEPQ from the exons ATGGCGACCGGGAATCTTTGCGAAGTTTGCGCCTCAGAGCCGTTTAAATATCGATGCCCTGCTTGCGAGCTTATGAG CTGTTCGCTCGCTTGCACTCGAACACATAAAATTTACTGTGCACCCAAAGCGTCCAAAACCTCTCAAGCGACCGATGCGCGACCGCAACCCAACGAAGCCAATGGACAAGTCGTCGAGGATGGACATAACTTGAACTCTCAGAAATTGGCTTCACAGATCAAGGACCTTTTGGAACAGTGCCCGCCGCTCCGCGACCAGCTCAGAGATATCTATAAGGCTACTTTAGAGGAGCAATGGGTGGAGGGTCCTGTGCATAAAGATAGACCTCGAAATTTTGGGAAATCCAGGCCACCACCACGTTCCCGAGGACCGTGGACGCGGGAAAAGGGTTTCAAGAGGGGCCTGGGGAAGGTCCGGAAGTACAGAGAGCAATTCGAGGACGGCTCGGAGACCGGCAAAGGTGCTGAAGGACTCATGCGACTGTTGGCTCTTGTGAATGAGGGCCCTCCGCAGGAGCCTCAATGA
- a CDS encoding Zn(II)2Cys6 transcription factor domain-containing protein (COG:S;~EggNog:ENOG410PYQ3;~InterPro:IPR036864,IPR001138;~PFAM:PF00172;~TransMembrane:1 (o371-391i);~go_function: GO:0000981 - DNA-binding transcription factor activity, RNA polymerase II-specific [Evidence IEA];~go_function: GO:0008270 - zinc ion binding [Evidence IEA];~go_process: GO:0006355 - regulation of transcription, DNA-templated [Evidence IEA]), which translates to MGGIPYTSGGCGTCRRRKVKCDETKPECLRCTKYGHKCTGYDKNKVFVHGRTGKVVEKPGPGKLAPNSNLALVKGTKIDGTLNANPLLRSQLFTNFIEAYLPPRAYLRDTSGLNILQTIPDLTADSVVLEKAGICLAAVYLATQNQDDWLFQYSSRLYGNTLRSLHSKITSGAKLSPDMLYTTVILQIYELINCSPPGFGAWIAHVQGGVAISTQTSIEGEESLAEKLFRRQLKFVTLCDAIGKRQAPYLYNTQLWRDNHTHGQEEPDPVDQFIDLLAKCTATMEQVDRFVVAQPASPGKDLQTGDQLLRVCLKLEENLHQACISMQQKLGSPKIATQRSFPQGDFRNTLYTKLFAPPLEFASLTCAESHMLYWSTFILLYPLIGELYSIIDGPHKSSPVPVYYDTTNGESTPSGNTTNTTTLSDDVHTAYIALAEHSANEICRSVLYCIQPDMKTLGAQQLLAPLSQSLQFFHVEGLTAKLRWCQDVLTALTHMGLGIAPFLKEMVWPQYRSAQERRHAAQRLLNT; encoded by the exons ATGGGAGGCATTCCCTACACGTCCGGAGGCTGTGGCACTTGCCGACGCCGCAAAGTTAAG TGCGATGAAACAAAGCCGGAGTGCTTGCGCTGTACCAAGTACGGCCACAAATGTACTGGCTACGACAAAAACAAAGTCTTTGTCCACGGGCGCACTGGGAAAGTAGTCGAGAAGCCCGGGCCCGGGAAGCTGGCTCCCAATTCAAATCTAGCCTTGGTGAAGGGCACAAAGATTGACGGGACCTTGAATGCCAACCCACTGCTTCGATCCCAGCTATTCACTAATTTCATTGAGGCGTATCTGCCACCTCGCGCGTACCTAAGGGACACTTCAGGACTAAATATACTCCAAACCATCCCAGACCTTACCGCGGATAGTGTCGTCCTTGAGAAAGCAGGTATATGTCTCGCTGCGGTTTACCTTGCGACACAGAACCAGGATGACTGGTTATTTCAATATAGCAGCAGGCTCTACGGCAACACCCTGAGGAGCCTCCATAGCAAGATAACATCTGGTGCTAAACTTAGCCCAGATATGCTGTACACGACCGTTATCCTTCAAATATACGAG ttgATCAATTGCTCCCCGCCGGGCTTTGGGGCCTGGATAGCGCACGTCCAGGGCGGCGTTGCGATCTCTACGCAAACTTCgattgaaggagaggaaTCCCTTGCAGAAAAGCTGTTTCGCCGTCAATTGAAATTTGTGACG CTCTGCGACGCTATAGGGAAGCGACAAGCTCCATACCTTTACAACACGCAACTATGGAGGGACAATCACACACACGGCCAGGAAGAGCCTGACCCAGTTGACCAGTTCATCGACCTATTGGCAAAATGTACTGCAACCATGGAGCAAGTTGACCGATTTGTTGTTGCTCAACCAGCAAGCCCCGGTAAAGACCTTCAAACTGGAGATCAGCTTCTACGCGTCTGTCTGAAATTGGAAGAGAACCTTCATCAAGCCTGTATATCCATGCAGCAGAAGCTGGGATCGCCAAAAATTGCCACCCAACGTTCGTTTCCCCAAGGTGATTTCCGGAACACTCTCTACACTAAACTATTTGCGCCTCCCCTTGAATTTGCTTCTTTAACCTGCGCGGAGTCCCACATGTTGTACTGGAGTACCTTCATTTTGCTCTATCCGCTTATTGGCGAACTGTACTCCATCATTGACGGGCCACATAAAAGTAGCCCGGTCCCTGTCTACTACGATACCACGAATGGAGAGTCAACCCCAAGCGGCAATACGACAAATACGACAACGTTAAGTGACGATGTCCATACGGCTTACATAGCGCTTGCCGAACATTCTGCCAACGAAATCTGCCGCTCTGTCTTATATTGCATACAGCCTGACATGAAGACATTGGGGGCCCAGCAATTGCTGGCACCCTTGAGCCAGAGTTTGCAATTTTTCCATGTTGAGGGGCTGACTGCAAAGCTGAGATGGTGCCAGGATGTGCTCACGGCTTTAACGCACATGGGTCTTGGTATTGCTCCCTTCTTGAAAGAGATGGTCTGGCCTCAATATCGCAGTGCTCAGGAAAGAAGACATGCAGCTCAGAGATTGCTTAACACTTGA
- a CDS encoding NifU family protein (COG:O;~EggNog:ENOG410PJ96;~InterPro:IPR034904,IPR001075,IPR036498,IPR014824, IPR035433;~PFAM:PF01106,PF08712;~go_function: GO:0005506 - iron ion binding [Evidence IEA];~go_function: GO:0051536 - iron-sulfur cluster binding [Evidence IEA];~go_process: GO:0016226 - iron-sulfur cluster assembly [Evidence IEA]) — protein sequence MAATSTSANMIRRTVLNNRLGSQISNLAEGSPRAIRPFASGSIRSIHNSARLPTITASEVRHRPTLRPHQLSAAHTRINGQPPIGKRTIFIQTETTPNPDAMKFIPNHRVLPEDFTTSFLEYLSPRSTLAPPHPSSLAANLFNVDGVQSIFFGPDFITVTKASDANWAHIKPEVFSLVTQAVTSGEAIVSTVAKSGENAQKGGEEDSLGYNEEDDEVVSMIKELLETRIRPAIQEDGGDIEFRGFENGIVMLKLRGACRTCDSSTVTLRNGIESMLMHYIEEVQGVEQATDEEEEVSMLEFAKFEEKLRQQKGEQATAPSSLDSVA from the exons ATGGCCGCTACTTCAACATCCGCAAACATGATCCGACGAACTGTTCTCAACAATAGGTTGGGATCACAAATTTCGAACCTTGCCGAGGGTTCTCCTCGGGCAATTAGACCCTTTGCCTCCGGATCGATCAGGAGCATTCACAACTCGGCTCGATTGCCCACAATCACTGCTTCAGAGGTTCGGCATAGGCCAACATTGCGACCGCACCAACTGTCGGCCGCTCATACTCGAATCAACGGCCAACCGCCGATTGGCAAGCGGACTATTTTCATTCAGACGGAGACGACGCCAAACCCCGAT GCCATGAAATTTATTCCAAACCACAGAGTTCTGCCCGAGGACTTCACGACCTCGTTTTTGGAGTACCTTTCTCCGCGCTCCACACTTGCTCCTCCCCACCCTTCCTCGCTGGCGGCAAACCTATTTAATGTCGATGGAGTTCAatcgatcttcttcggaCCCGACTTCATCACAGTGACAAAGGCAAGTGACGCCAATTGGGCGCACATCAAGCCGGAAGTTTTCAGTCTCGTCACTCAAGCTGTGACCTCTGGGGAAGCGATTGTCAGCACCGTGGCGAAGAGCGGAGAGAATGCGCAGAagggcggcgaggaggactcTTTGGGGTacaacgaagaagacgatgaagtcGTGAGCATGATCAAGGAGCTCTTGGAGACGAGAATCCGGCCGGCAATCCAGGAAGATGGCGGTGACATTGAATTCAGAGGATTTGAGAATGGCATCGTCATGCTAAAGCTGCGAGGTGCTTGCCGGACTTGCGACTCGAGCACGGTTACTCTGCGGAACGGCATTGAGTCTATGCTTATGCATTAT ATCGAAGAAGTTCAGGGTGTTGAACAAGCcaccgatgaggaggaggaggtctCCATGCTTGAATTTGCCAAGTTCGAGGAGAAGCTTCGACAGCAGAAGGGCGAGCAGGCGACTGCGCCCTCGTCCCTTGATTCGGTTGCTTGA